TCACTTCTTTAAAAGTTGAAACTATTCATAAATTTTCGCATAATACAATTGTCAGGATACCAAAGACAGGTAAAAGCCATGGAAAACGCAATGAACGCCAGAGAAGCCCGATGGTGGGAAGCACAAGAAAACCATCGAGTTTTATGTACTTTGTGCCCGAGATATTGCATTATTCCTGAAGGCAAGGTTGGATTTTGTTTTGTGCGCAAAAATATCGACGGCAGGCTTTACACAACGGCTTATGGGAGACCCACTGGCTTTGCTGTGGATCCGATCGAAAAGAAGCCGCTAAATCATTTTTATCCGGGCACAAACATTTTAAGTTTTGGAACGGCAGGGTGTAATCTGGGCTGTAAGTTCTGTCAGAACTGGACAATGAGCAAAGCCCGCCTGGACGAAATGAAAGCGCTTAATGTATCTCCGGAAGAGGTTGTGCGGCTGGCGCAAAAGTACGGCTGCCCGTCAATTGCTTTTACCTACAACGATCCGGTGATTTTTGGCGAATATGTGATGGACATTTCAAAACTGGCTCATCAGGTTGGCATTAAGACGGTGATGGTAACTAACGGTTATATTGACAAAAAAGCAAGGGAAGAGGTGTTTCGGGATATTGACGGAGCCAATGTGGATTTAAAGGCGTTTAGCGAACAATTTTATCATAACCTGACCAATGCCCATTTGCAGCCTGTTTTAGACACCCTGGAATGGTTGAAAAAAGAGACCGGGGTGTGGATCGAAATTACTACGTTGTTGATACCCGGAGAAAATGATTCCATGGAAGAAATTGCCAGAATGTGCGAATGGATACTCAATACTCTGGGAGATGAAGTGCCCTTACATTTTACAGCTTTTCATCCAGATTTTAAAATGCTCGATCACCCTCCCACTCCTTATTCAACATTGCAAAAAGCAAGAGAGACGGCCCTTAAGACGGGAATTAAATATTGTTACACGGGCAATGTGCACGATCCTGAAGGTCAAACTACCTATTGCCCATCCTGCGGGCGCCAGTTGATAGAACGTAACTGGTATCGTGTGAAAATCACAGGACTGAAAAACGGACGTTGTGAACATTGTGCTGAAATCATTGCCGGCCGCTGGTAAAAAATTTAATTTTTTGCGAATTTAATATTGACAGAACTAAAAAGATTATTTATATTTGACACCTCATTTGAGCATGGGACGCGGTAAAAGCCGAAAAATTGGATGCTCAAAACGGCAATGGCTTGTAAGCTCGCCAGTCGTTTTGGCATGGGCAGAGCGGGTGGCTGTTATCCCGCCTTGGCGGGATGTAGGTTCGAGTCTCTGTTAAAAAAACAAGAAAATCCGGCGTAGCTCAATTGGCAGAGCGGGTGGCTGTTATCCCGCCGTGGCGGGATGTAGGTTCGAGGCTCTGTTAAAAAAACAAGAAAATCCGGCGTAGCTCAATTGGCAGAGCGGGTGGCTGTTATCCCGCCGTGGCGGGATGTAGGTTCGAGGCTCTGTTAAAAAAACAAGAAAATCCGGCGTAGCTCAATTGGCAGAGCGGGTGGCTGTTATCCCGCCGTGGCGGGATGTAGGTTCGAGGCTCTGTTAAAAAAACAAGAAAATCCGGCGTAGCTCAATTGGCAGAGCGGGTGGCTGTTAACCACTAGGTTGTAGGTTCGAGTCCTACCGCCGGAGCAAGAAGCCTTCAGGGAAGAATAATTCTTGAAGGCTTTTTTTTATTTGATGAAAGACTATTATTTATACATCCTTTATTCTTCTCGACTTGACCGCTATTACGTTGGAATCTCGCACGATCCCGAGGAGCGGTTGAAGTACCACAACAGCTTTCCCAGAGGCTGGACGGTTCGCGGCCGCCCGTGGCAACTGGTTTTTACAAAGAAATTCGCGGATCGTCCGACGGCAGAAAAGTGAGAACGATTTATTTAATAAGAAACGCACTCTTTTTTTGAAATTTAATAAAAAAAATAGTACACTTAGCAAGTGCATCCGCGGGGGAAAAGGCATGAGAATAATTTTTATTGGAATCGCGTTAATCTCTTTTTTTAAAGTCTCCGTCCGGGCTCAGCTAATGGAGCCGGTTAAGATCAAAACGCCCCACGGAATTTTGAAAATCGAAGCGAATCTTAAATGGCACACTTTAAGAGTTCGCGCTGAAACATCGATTCCCGGTGAAAACGGCGCCATCGCTGAAGCCGATCTGCTAAAATTAATTGAAAAATTGGTGACGGAGAAGGATTCCCTGCTTAATGGGCAAACGTTTTCCTCGCTGTATTTAGGGCGGCTGGTTGAATATCCCTGGCTGGTAACATTTTTAATGCGCCGCGCGGCCGAATCTCCGGAATGGCAGGCAGAACGCGGGAGGCTGAAAATAGACAGCGTAAATATTAATGATTGGGTAGCGACAATTCTTTTCACTCACCCGATCCGGGATAAAATAGACCGACTGTTTCGCAAAAGCGGCTATCGCGTGACGGGAATTTCCGCGGAAAAGGTGCTGGTTAATGACGCTTCAAAAGTCGAGCGGAAGTCGGTTAAATATCTAACAGGAAAATTACCATTTGACGCACAAACCTGGTTAATTCTAAAAAAAATTAAGTAGAGTGGGATTTTAAAGATAGGTTAAAATTGCCAGGTGATGAGATGAATGTGGGATGGATTAATAAGAACTTTAACATTTTAATTCTGTGTTCCTGAACAATCTTAAATAAGATTTAAACAGGTAGATTTAACAACTTAAATAAAGCAGGAGCCTTACATGAAAGAATTCATTCGTATTGCCAGTGGACAGGGATACTGGGGGGATCGTTTTGATGCGCCGATTGATCAGGTGCGCGAGGGGCCGATTGATTACCTGGTCATGGATTATCTGGCCGAGGTAACCATGTCCATTATGCAAAAACAGAAATCACGCGATCCAAATTTGGGTTATGCCAAAGATTTTATTCGCCTGATGGAGGTCTTGCTTCCGGAGCTGGTAGAGAAAAACGTCAAATTAATAACCAATGCCGGCGGAGTTAATCCTGTGGCCTGCATGTTAGCCGTGCGCGAAATTGCGGAGCGCAAAGGATTGGAAGGCGTGCGCATTGCGGCGGTTTACGGCGATGACATTTTGAATCACATTGACGGCCTGGTGGCCTCCGGTAATGAACTGCGTAATATGGAGACCGGAGAGCCGATTGAGAAGATACGCGATCGAATCAGCAGCGCTAATGTGTATTTTGGCGCCAGGCCGGTTGTGGAAGCGCTGGAACAGGGGGCGCAGGTGATTATCACCGGCCGCGTTACCGATACGGGACTAACTCTGGCGCCAATGATTCACGAATTTGGCTGGCAATGGGATGAATGGGACAAACTGGCAGCCGGAATTGTCGGCGGACATATTAATGAGTGTGGCGCGCAGGCCAGCGGCGGTAACTTTCTGGCCGGCTGGAAAGAAGTGCCCAACATGGAACGCATCGGCTTTCCTATTGTCGAGGCCTTTCCGGACGGAACTTTAATCATCACCAAACACGAATCACTGGGCGGCCTGGTGGATGAACGGACGGTTAAAGAACAGTTGGTGTACGAACTGGGCGATCCCCGAGATTACATCACGCCAGACGTGGTAGCTGATTTTACTTCTATTCAGTTGCGGCAGATAGGTGAAAATCGCGTAAAAGTCTTTGGCATTAAAGGTCAACCCTTCACCGAATTTTACAAGGTTTCCATCTCCTATTTTGACGGCTACACATGCATCGGGCAGTTAACCTACGCCTGGCCCGAGGCTCTGGAAAAAGCCAAAAAAGCGGACGAAATTATTCGTAAAAGAATTGAATATCTTGGCCTGAACTTTGAAGAGATACATACGGAATTCTTAGGATACAACGCCTGTCACGGCACAACGGCACATCAGATTGCGGATCCGAATGAAGTCGTGTTTTTGATCGGCGTTCGCGGCCAGAATAAAAAACACATGGAAACCTTTGCCAATGAAATTGTGCCTCTGGTTTTGACCGGTCCGCCGACGGTCACCGGTTTTGGCGGCGGGCGGCCACGTGTGCGTGAAGTGATCGCCTACTGGCCGGCTTTGCTTAAAAAAGAAGAGGTGACGCCTAAAGTGCTGACCATTGAGGTGGTGTAAACGGCATGGTAAAACGCCAATATAAAATCGAAGAAAAACAAAAGACGCAACAAATGGGCTCGAGTGAGCTTAAGCGCAACATTGAATAGCAGTTAGAGGAGTAAGGATGAAAGTTAAATTAATAAAACTGGCGCATGCCCGCTCCGGGGATAAAGGCGATACGGCCAATGTGGGCGTTATTGCCCTGAAAGCGGAATTTTATGAAATTTTAAAAAAAGAAGTAACCGCCGAGCGCGTTAAAGCACATTTCGGCGAAATGGTTAAAGGGCCGGTGGAACGTTTTGAGATGCCCAACATCGGCGCGCTTAATTTTTTGCTGCACAACGCGCTGGGCGGGGGCGGCACCACCACCCTCAAGCACGATGCCCAGGGGAAGACCATGAGCACCGCCCTGCTTCGTATGGAAATTGAAGTGCCCGATGAGCTGTTTGCTGGAAAGGACTGATAAATTTTGACTAATTTTCCAATGGAAACGGTCGATTAAACAGTACAGTCAGTTAATTCGTAAAAAATGCATTGCAAAATACAGGAGATGCCTGCATGAAGAAAATGCTTGTTTTTATCAGCTTACTATTATTGGCCTGCTCTTTGCCCGAACCAGCAGATATCATTCCGCCTGTGGTGCGCGTTATTTTTCCGTATGAAGGCGCAGTTATTTCGGACAATGTACAGTTTACTGTGGAGGCCTCGGACGACGATCAGGTGGAATCGGTGTGGATTTACGTGGATGGCGAAGAAGTGGGAAGGACAAGCACATCGCCGTACAAAGTCAATTTTAATATTCAGGGCTACGAAAAGAAGATACCGCATGTGATGCTGGCCGCAGCCAGAGATAAGGAAGGCAATATTGGCTTTTCGCCAACGGTTACCTTTGTGATTGCCGATGGTGAAGATAACGTGGATCCCACGGTGGTTATTTTAAATCCGCAGTCCGGGCAAACGGTGGAAGGCATTGTAAATGTGGTGGCCCATGCCGATGATGATCGCTCGGTGCAGGAAGTGCGGTTTTACATCGATGGCCAGCAGGTACACA
This sequence is a window from Caldithrix abyssi DSM 13497. Protein-coding genes within it:
- a CDS encoding acyclic terpene utilization AtuA family protein; this translates as MKEFIRIASGQGYWGDRFDAPIDQVREGPIDYLVMDYLAEVTMSIMQKQKSRDPNLGYAKDFIRLMEVLLPELVEKNVKLITNAGGVNPVACMLAVREIAERKGLEGVRIAAVYGDDILNHIDGLVASGNELRNMETGEPIEKIRDRISSANVYFGARPVVEALEQGAQVIITGRVTDTGLTLAPMIHEFGWQWDEWDKLAAGIVGGHINECGAQASGGNFLAGWKEVPNMERIGFPIVEAFPDGTLIITKHESLGGLVDERTVKEQLVYELGDPRDYITPDVVADFTSIQLRQIGENRVKVFGIKGQPFTEFYKVSISYFDGYTCIGQLTYAWPEALEKAKKADEIIRKRIEYLGLNFEEIHTEFLGYNACHGTTAHQIADPNEVVFLIGVRGQNKKHMETFANEIVPLVLTGPPTVTGFGGGRPRVREVIAYWPALLKKEEVTPKVLTIEVV
- a CDS encoding GIY-YIG nuclease family protein, which translates into the protein MKAFFYLMKDYYLYILYSSRLDRYYVGISHDPEERLKYHNSFPRGWTVRGRPWQLVFTKKFADRPTAEK
- a CDS encoding Ig-like domain-containing protein, whose translation is MKKMLVFISLLLLACSLPEPADIIPPVVRVIFPYEGAVISDNVQFTVEASDDDQVESVWIYVDGEEVGRTSTSPYKVNFNIQGYEKKIPHVMLAAARDKEGNIGFSPTVTFVIADGEDNVDPTVVILNPQSGQTVEGIVNVVAHADDDRSVQEVRFYIDGQQVHSTSDYPYIYNWNTTGYSDSTSHTIYAEAIDGGNNNAFSPVVTVTVYPRTGPTADNVAPRALFLYPIAGSTVKGTINVSVDLQDNVKVTKAEFFVDGILTNSVTDPASPWVFQWNTATVADTVPTTHSLYVKAYDEAGNLGTSGLIVITVTQ
- the amrS gene encoding AmmeMemoRadiSam system radical SAM enzyme, encoding MENAMNAREARWWEAQENHRVLCTLCPRYCIIPEGKVGFCFVRKNIDGRLYTTAYGRPTGFAVDPIEKKPLNHFYPGTNILSFGTAGCNLGCKFCQNWTMSKARLDEMKALNVSPEEVVRLAQKYGCPSIAFTYNDPVIFGEYVMDISKLAHQVGIKTVMVTNGYIDKKAREEVFRDIDGANVDLKAFSEQFYHNLTNAHLQPVLDTLEWLKKETGVWIEITTLLIPGENDSMEEIARMCEWILNTLGDEVPLHFTAFHPDFKMLDHPPTPYSTLQKARETALKTGIKYCYTGNVHDPEGQTTYCPSCGRQLIERNWYRVKITGLKNGRCEHCAEIIAGRW